Part of the Candidatus Krumholzibacteriota bacterium genome is shown below.
CTCCGGCGCCATCTCCGACGAAATCGCGGCGAACTCGAGCGGCGGCGACGAGAAGAAGCGCGGCCGGCGCATGCAGAAACCGACGGGGCAGAGGGTTCCCCAGTGGATCGGTATCGCCCGGCGCGGACGGAGGAGGCGCAGGGCGATCGCCGCGCGGTGCGGGTTGAGATGGCCGTGCCCGAGCCACGGGCCCCAGCCCCAGACGGGCAGGATGGCCGTGTCGAGCCGGTGTCCGACTTGCTCCATGTCCTGGAAGATGTCGGTATCGCCGGCGAAGTAGAGCGTGCGGGAGCCGCAGACGAGAAAGCCGATGCTCCTGGCGACGGGGCCGAAGGGCCAGCGGAAATCGGAATGGATCGCGGGGATCGCCTGGATGTTCACGTCGCGAACCGTGATCGTCTCGCCGCGCCGCAGCTCCTCCGCGTGGGTGAATCCCTTCCGGCGGAGCATCCGGTCCGCGCCGTGGGGCACGATGAGGCGCGTCTCGTGATCGAGCTCCTCGAGGGAGGGGAGGTCGAGGTGGTCGAAGTGCAGGTGGGAGACGAGGACGGCGTCGATGTCGAGCCGCGTCTCCGGGCCGGGCAAGGGGGGGATGCGGCGGAGGAAGCCGCCGACCCGGCGGCGGAAGACCGGATCGGTGAGGATCCGCACGCCGTCGATCTCGATGAGGACGGTGGAGTGCCCGACGTAGGTGACGCGCGTTCTGCCGGGGCGGGACGCAGCGGGAGGGCTGCATCGCCCGATTGGGCGACGAACGCGCCGCGTGTCCTCGTCTGCCGCCATGGCTGCGAACCGTCCGGAAAAGCCCGTGCGTCTCTCCACCGGATTCTATACCGTCCGGCGGCCCGGCGACACCCGGTTATTTGACGATCGCCTCGATTTCCACGAAGGCCGTCGACTGGTCGAGCCTCGCCCTCACGGCGGGATCGAGCCAGTCCTCCGGGACGATGACGTGCCGGCGGAGGGCGTCGTTCGTCTCGAGGGCGGGGACGTTCGCGGCCCGGACGATGCCGCGCCGGATCCCCACGAAGCTCGACGCGAAGAACTCGAGGCTGCGGGCGCCGTTGACGGGAAGGAGGTCGTGGAAGAGCTGCAGGACGCACTCCTGGATGCGGGTGATCGGCCCCCACTTCTTCATGAGGAGCGCCGTCAGGAGGTAGACGAGCTCCGTCTTCAGCTTGGCCTCGCTGCTGTACATGTACAGGCGGTAGCTGTCGCTCTCGTACACGGCCCTCCGGTACGTGTCGATGTTCTTTCCCACGAGGTTGATCAGCGAGCGGCGGACGTCGTGCATGAACCGCGACAGCGATTCGTTGTCGTCGATGAAATCGAGCTCGATGATCGGGCCGTTGAGGCGCGAGGCGAAATCGGAGCCCTTGTTTGAATCGACCAGCTCGTCCATCCGGGCCGTCGAGGCGAAGATCCACACCCCCGGATCGAGGCGGTAGCTCTTGCCCTTCGTGACGGCGAGGCCGTCCCAGAGTGGGCTGAGGAGCAGCCCCATGACGTCGTTCCCCTCGATCCGGGCGTTGATCTCGTCGATGAAGACGAGCGTCCGCTTCTCCGTCCGGTTCTGGATCGAGGCGATCCGGGCGAAGCAGTCGACCAGATCCCCGGCCGTCGCCATCTGCGCGATGGAGAACTCGAGGTACCGCATGTCGAAACGCCGGGCGAGCCGCTGGGCGAGGAAGCTCTTCCCCCAGCCCGAGGAGGCGATGAGGAGGCAGCCGAGCGGGCGGCTCGGGTCGGGGTCCTTCTCGAAGGCGGCCACGGCGGAGACGAGATTGTTGATCGCGTCCCGCTTGGGGCCGCCGACGCAGACGTAGTCGTCGAGGGCGCCCTCGCCCCGCCAGCACTGGAGCACCCAGCGGTCCGTCGCCAGCTCGACGCGTCCGAGGCCCTTCGACGACGATTTCCACCAGCGCCAGAGTGTGCAGTACTCTTCCCTCCTTGCCGATATCCTCGAGCACGGCGTGTCCAGGTCGCGGAGCGCGTACGCGTATTTCGAGAAGATCTGCAGGTTTTCGTTCTGATGCCAGGATGCGCTGATCTCGCGGCTCCACGCGTAGGCGGCCGAGAGGGCGTGCTCGCAGTGGTTGCTGAAATCGCCGAACCGCGCTGCCCCGGGATCGAGCGCCTGCGCGACGAGAGCGGAGAAGAAGACGGTCGTCCGGCCGATGTTGATCTCCTGCCGTTTGCCGGGGCTCCGGTCGATCGTGTGGACGATCTCCTTGCCCTCCTTCGCGAAGACGGTGTTGTCGTTGAGGAGGACGGCGGCGTGCTGGGCGATCGGGACCGTGTCGTTGTGCACCGGCGTCTCGTCGTCCCAGGTGAGCTCGCCGGTCAGGTTGCCGAGGAGCTCGAGACCGGCCCGGCCGAGCTGCCTGCCGTACCACCAGCGGCGCTCCCCCTTCTTGTGGGCGGCGAGCTGGTGATCGGCGACGGTCAGGAAGATCTCCCGGCCCGACGCCCGGATGGTCTTCATCCACGGCGGGTCGTCGATCTTCGTCCGGACGAACCACTTCGTCTCCTTGCCGCTGATCAGGAGGAGCTGCTCGATGCAGGCGTCCGAGATCACGCCCAGGCCGTGGTCCTCGATGATGATCGCCGCCGGGCCGGCGTCGCCCTCGACCGGTCCGAGGCCGGCGAGCCCCCTTTCGTAATCGAGCGGGTCTTCCCGGTCGAGGTGCCAGTCGATGCGACAGAGGTGGTGGAGATCGCCGCCGCTGAATCCCTCGAAGCAGCGGATGTGGCGCGTCGTCGAGACGTCCGTCCTGCCTGCGGCGAGGTTCCGGAAATCGTATGCGCTGTCGCAGGTCTTTCCGCCATCGTGGGGGCAGATCGTCCCGGTCGCGGTTTCCGCCGGATGCTTCAGGCACGAGACGGTGTAGGGCGTCAGCAGGATGTTGTCGCCGCGGGGGCTCCCGTCGCACAGGATGCAGCGCAGGATGTCGTCGTCCCCGGGGTGCCACGCGCCGACGCCGACGAAGTCGAAGGGACTCGGCCGCGGTTCTCCGCGGTCGTTGTTCCTCTCGAAATACGATTTCAGCAAAACCAGCACCTCGGCGGCGCCGCCGAGATTGACGATGCGTTCCTTCGGATCCTTGAGATGGGCGAGGTAGTGGACGTCGCCGGTGTGCGAGCTGTGGTAGAGATTCTGACGCGAAACGAGCCAGTTCTCGTCGACGAACCAGTCGCCGATGACGATGACCCGCCGCCTCTCGCCGGTGCCTGCCATGTCGTCCCCCCCCAGGTGAGCACGCTCCCGCGTTGTCGGTCGATTCTCGCATATTGCATGGCGGCGGCCCCGAAGTCAAGCCGCCCCGATGAATTACATGAGATAATATCGAGGCCGGGACGGGAATGGTTCCGATCGCGGAGTCGTACTCGCCGGGAGAGGGGCGTCACGATCCGCCGGTGTCCGGCGCCCCGCCGCCTGCCGGGGAAACCGGCGGCAGGAACCGGAGCGGGAGGGCGTCGGCGACGAGCATCCCCGCGGGTGTCGGGGCGACGCGGTCGCCGCGGCGTTCGAGCAGGCCGGCGTCGACGAGTTCGGCGAGGGTCTGTTTCCAGTCGGCGCGAACCGCGAGACGGTCGAGCGGGACGCCGTCGCTCGTCCGCAGGCCGAGCATCAGCTCCTCGACGAGAAGCTCGTCGTCATCGAGCGTTTCCTCGCCTGCCGCCGGATCGCGGCCCGCCTCGACGGCGGCGAGCCAGGGGCCGATGCCGCGGGGGTTCCACCATCGCCGCCGGCCGAGCAGCGAGTGCGCGGCGGGGCCGAGGCCGAGGTAGGGGGTGCGGTCCCAGTAGCGGGTGTTGTGCCGGGAGCGGTGCTCGTCGCCGCGGGCGTAGTTGGAGACCTCGTAGTGGACGTAGCCGCGGCCGGCGAGGAGGCGGTCGGCGAGGAAAAAGAGTGCCCGCTGGCGTTCGTCGGATGCCGATACGCATTCCCCGGCGGCCTGCCGCCGGCCGAGGGGGGTGCGCTCGTGCACGGTGAGCGCGTAGCAGGAGAGGTGCTCCGGCGCGGCCGCCAGCGCCTCGTCGAGCGTGTGCCGCCACCGGGCCTCATCGTGGCCGGGGAAACCGAAGATCAGGTCGAGGGCGAGCGACGGCGGACCCGCCTCGCGGAGGCAGGCGATCGCCGCGCTAGCCCGAACCGCGTCGTGCCGCCGGCCGAGAAAGGCGAGCTCGCCGTCGTCGAAGGACTGCACGCCGAGGCTCACGCGGTCGACGCCGATCGAGCGGAGCCGGCCGGCGAGACGGGGAGTGACGTCGTCGGGATTCGCCTCGACGGTCACCTCCGCCTTCTCGCCGAGGGGGAGCGCTCCGCGAACGCCGTCGAGGAGCGCGGCGAGTTCGTCGGCGCCGAGGAAGGACGGCGTCCCGCCCCCGACGTAGAGGGTGTTGAAGCAAGCGAAGCGGCCGCGCCACCGGGCGGCCTCGGTTGCCGCCGCGGCGACGAACCGGGCCGCGAGGGATCGATCGGTCGACGAGGCGAAATCGCAGTAGGGGCATTTCGTCCGGCAGAAGGGGACGTGCACGTAGAGGCCGGGCGCGCGCTCCGGCGGCGGCGGGTCATTCGTCATTGGTCTTCAGCACCGCGATGAAGGCGCTCTGGGGGATCGACACCTTGCCGACCATCTTCATGCGCGCCTTTCCCTTCCGCTGCTTGTCGAGGAGCTTCCGTTTCCGCGTGATGTCGCCGCCGTAGCATTTCGCCGTGACGTCCTTGCGGAAGGCGGAGATCGTGGAACGGGCGATGATGCTGCCGCCGATGGCGCCCTGGATGGGGATCTTGAAAATGTGCCGGGGGATCTCGTCGCGGAGACGGTCGCAGATCTCCTTGGCGCGCGTCCGGGCCCGGTCGCGGTGCACGATCACGCTCAGCGCGTCCACCTGCTCGTGGTTGACGAGGATGTCGAGCTTCACGAGGTCCTCTTCGCGGTAGTCGATGATCTCGTAGTCGAAGGAGCCGTATCCCTGGGTGATCGTCTTGAGCCGGTCGTAGAAGTCGTAGATCACCTCGGCGAGCGGCATCTCCACGGTGACCTCGATCCGGCCGGGGAAGGGGTAGCTGAAATGGGGGTCGACGCCGCGGCGGGCGAGGCAGAGCTTCATCACGACGCCCATGTAGCGTTCCGGGATGAGGACGGTGGCGCGGATGTACGGTTCCATCGACGCCTCGATCGTCATCGGGTCGGGGTAGAACTCGGGATTGTCGATCGTCACCTCCCTTCCGCCGATGAGCCGGAAACGGTAGGAAACGCTCGGGGCGGTCATCACGATCGTCTGGTCGAATTCGCGTTCGAGCCGCTCCTGGAAGACCTCGAGGTGGAGGAGCCCGAGAAAGCCGCAGCGGAAGCCGTGGCCGAGGGCGACGGAGGAATCCCGCTGGTAGACGAGGGACGCGTCGTTGAGCTTGTAGCGCTCGAGGGCGTCGGAGAGCGACGCGTTGTCGTCGGCGTTGACCGGGTAGATCGAGGAGAAGACGACCGGCTTGACCTCCTTGAAGCCCGGCAGGGGAGCGGCCGGCGGATCGGCGTCGTGGCAGATCGTGTCGCCGACCCGCGTGTCGCTCACCGTCTTGATGCCGGCGATCAGGTACCCGACGTCGCCCGCCTCGAGGCTCGGGCGCGGTTCGCGCCTGATGCGGAACAGGCCGACCTCCTCGATCTCGTGCGTCGTCGCGAGGGACATCAGCCTGATGACGTCGCCCGGCTTCACCGAGCCGTCGACGACGCGGCAGGAGATGATCGCCCCCCGGAAGGGGTCGTAGTTCGCGTCGAAGACGAGCGCGGAGAGTGGCGCGTCGACGCGCCCGCGCGGTGGCGGGATGCGCGAGACGATCGCCTCGAAGATCTCCTCGATGCCCGTTCCCTCCTTCGCCGAGCAGATGAGGGCCCCGTCGGGGTCGAGGCCGAGCTCCGCCTCGATCTCCCCCTTCGCCCGTTCGATGTCGGCCGAGGGCAGGTCGATCTTGTTGATGACGGGGACGATCTCGAGGTCGTGCTCCATCGCCGCGTAGAGGTTGGCCACCGTCTGCGCCTCGACCCCCTGGGAGGCGTCGACGAGAAGGAGGACGCCCTCGCAGGAGGCCAGCGCCCGCGAGACCTCGTAGGAGAAGTCGACGTGCCCCGGCGTGTCGATGAGATTGAGGATGTAGTGTTCGCCGTCCTTCGCCTGGTAGGGGATGCAGACGGTCTGGCTCTTGATCGTGATCCCCCGCTCGCGCTCGATGTCCATCGTGTCGAGGATCTGGTCCTGGAAGGAGCGTTCGTCGACGAGGCCCGCATGCTGGATCAGCCGGTCGGCGAGCGTCGACTTCCCGTGATCGATATGCGCGACGATGGAAAAGTTGCGCAGGCGCTTCATCGTGTCTCCGCGGGGGTTGAATCGTTTGGCTTCCTGATATACATTCCGCAATGTAGTCGTTTCCGTGGTCCGTGTAAAGGCACATCGGGGCCGGCGACCAATCGCCGTCGGCCGGGGAGGACAGGTATGGAACGGCGCATCGGGCTGGCGCTCGGGGCGGGCGGCGCTCGCGGGCTCGCCCACATCGGCGTGCTTTCGTGGCTCCGCGAGCGGGGGATCGGGTTCTCCTGCGTCGCCGGGACGTCGATGGGCGCGATCATCGGCGCGCACGCCGCCTTCGGCTACAGCCCGCAGGCGCTTCGGCGGTTCGCCGGCGACATCCGGTGGTCGGATCTCCTCAAGTTCTTCCAGCTCTCCCTCCGCGGAAGCAGCGTCTTCACCTGGAGCAGGATCTCCGCCTACCTCGAAGAGCGCCTCCAGGGCCGTGCGATCGAGAAGCTGCGCATGCCCTTCGCCTGCGTCGCCACCGACCTGACCACCGGGAAGCCCTTCGTCTTCCGGCAGGGCAACGTCGTGACCGCGGTGAGCGCGTCGAGCTGCATTCCGGGGATCTTCCCCCCGGTGTCCCTCGGCGACCGCTATCTCGTCGACGGGGAGATCGTCGACCCCGTGCCGATACGGCTCGCCTTCGATCTCGGCGCGGAGAAGGTGATCGGCGTGAACGCGGGGCGCGACCTCGGCCGGGCCCGGTCTGCCGACGAGGGCGCGACGGGGCTCGTCCACCGGATGGACGAATGGGTGAAGTCGATCGAGGGCGCGCCGGCGCGCGTGAGCGAGATGGCGGAGCGGATTCTCTCGGGGATCGAGGGCGCCTCGGGCGGCAGGCGCATCTTCGACGTCATCACCGATTCCTTCTCGATCGCCTCCTCGCGCATCCTCGAGTTCGAGCGGGAGCGGGCCGGCGTCCATCTCATGATCGAGCCCGACGTCGGCCGCTACGGGGCGTTCGATTTCGAGCACGCCGACGAGATCGTCGACCGCGGCTACCGCGCCTGCGAGGAACAGGCCGCGCAAATCGCCGAATTCCTCGAAACAGACTGACGCCGGCGTGTTCCGGGGTGCGGGGGCGGATCGGGGCGGCCTCCACGGCCTTTTTGCACCCCGGGCGCAATTCGTGTTTGCCTTTTTGCACGGTCGCGCATATGTTTTTTACTCCGCCCGTCAACGGGCGGCGCCGCGACGACCGGACGAATGGGCTCGAGCGCGGACGCCGATCCGCCGAAGCCCGGCAGAGATCGAATCGACGCATACCCAGAGGCATGTCATATCCCCGGGCGCGGTCCGGGCCCAGGTCCTTTTCCGGGAGCACCCATGATCGAGAAACACCTCGACGAGATTCGCCGCAAGGAAGAGGCGGCCGCGGCCGCGCTCCGCGAGGCCGAGACGACGGCCGCCGGCATCGTCGAAGCGGCCCGCGCGGCCGGCAGGAAGCTGATCGAGGAGGTGCGCATCGAGGCCGCCGACGAGGAGCGTTCGCTCCTGGAGGAGGCGCGGCGCATCGCCGGAGAGCGGATCGCCGGCCTCCGCGAAAAGAACACGAAGGCGATCGCAGCGCTGGACACCTCGGCCGCCGGAAGACGAAACGAGGCGCTCGAGACGATCGCCGCCGCGTTCCGGAGCGGATCGTGACGGCGCCGCGGGGCGCCTGAGCAGGGAGTGAGACGGTGGCAGTCAGCAGGATGCTGAAGGTGCAGCTACTGGCCCACACCTCGATAGAGGAGGGCATGAAGCGCGCGCTCCGCGAGGCGGGCGTGCTGCAGCTCACCGACGTCGAGCTCGAGGGGGAGACCCCGGAGATCGACGAGGAGCGGCTGCGCGGCGACCGGCGGCGCCTCGAGACGATCGAGGGCGTGCTGTCCTTCCTCGATCCCTGGGTCGCCGCTCCCTCCTTCCTCGAACGCATCGGCGCCGGGCCGATCGTCGCCGGCCGCGACGAGCTGGAGCGCCTCGCCGCCGAGGCCCCCGTCGAGGAGACGGCGGCCCGCTGCGAGAAGCTCCGGGAGACGATCCGGGGCGGCGAGGACGAGATCGCGCGGGGCGAGGAGCTTTTGCGGACGCTCGCGCCCTGGATATCGATCGAGGCCCCGCTCGAATCGCTTTGCACGGAGACGTGCGCCGTTCTCTTCTGGTCGATTCCCGCGAAGGCGGCCGAGGCGGTCGTCGCCGGGGCCGAGGAGGCGTGCCCCCGCACCGTGTTCGTCGAGGAGAGCAGGGACGGCGCCGCCGTCCATTACGCGGTCGCCGTTCGTGCGGGGGAAGCGGACGATCTCGCCGGGTACCTCAAGGACACGCCCGCCGTCAGGCGCCAGCTCGACGGTCTCGAGGGACGTCCGGCGGAGATCGCCGAACGCGTTCTGACGCGGCGGGCCGAGATCGAGCGCGAGATCGCCGTCGCGACGAACGAGGCCCGCCTGCTCGCCGCAAACCGGGAGGATCTTCTCAAGCTCGCCGACCACTACCGCGAGCGGATCGGTCTCGACGAGGCCGGACGGCTCTTCCGCCGGACCGCCTCGACCTTCGTCGTCGAGGGATGGATCCGCGCCGCCGACCGGCCGGTTCTCGAACGACGGCTCGGCGGCGCCTTCGAGAACTTCGAGATCGCCTTCCGCGAGCCGCGCGAAGACGAGGAACCGCCCATCCACCTGGACAACCGGCCCGCCGTCTCCCCCTACGAGTTCGTGACGACCCTCTACGGGCGGCCGATCTACCGCGAGTTCGATCCGACGCCGCTTCTGGCCCCCTTCTTCGTCGTCTTCTTCGCGATGTGCCTGACCGACGCCGGCTACGGGTTCACCCTCGCCGCGGTGAGTCTCTTCGTCATCCTCCGGTTCCGGCCGGGTGGAGGGGCGGGAAAGCTCTTCCGCATCCTTCTCTACGGCGGGCTGGTCACGGCGGTCGTCGGGATCGTCGCCGGGGGGATCTTCGGGATCGGCGCCGAGCTCTTCCCGCCGGCGCTGCGCCGGTTCGTGCTTCTCGATCCCCTGCACGAGCCGATGACGATGCTCAACATCTCCTTTCTCATGGGGATCGTGCACCTGCTGTTCGGCATGGGGATCCGGATGGTCGCGAACCTCAAGGCCCGGCTCGTCGCCGACGCCGTCTGCGACCAGCTCTTCTGGATGCTCTTCATCGTCGCCCTCGCGCCACTCGGGTTCCGCGGGATTCTCGGGGGCGAGGTGCCCGACCCGATCTTCGACGCTGCCGCGAAAGGGGCGGGCGTGCTCGCCGTGCTGATCTTCCTCTCCGGCGGCCGCCGCGCGAAGAATATCGCCGGCAAGATCTTCAAGGGACTCGTCGGATTCTACGACGTGGTGAGTTATTTCGGCGACGTGCTTTCCTACGCCCGTCTGCTGGCCCTCGGGCTGGCGACGAGCGCGATCGCGATCGCCGTCAACGATATCGCCGCGATGGTCATGGGCCTGCCGTACTACACGGGCTACGTCGCCATGGTCCTCGTCCTTCTCGGCGGTCATCTCTTCAACCTCGCGGTCAACACGCTCGGCGCCTTCGTGCATTCCGGACGGCTCCAGTACCTGGAGTTCTTCGGGAAGTTCTTCAACGGCGGGGGAAGGGAATTCCGTCCCTTCCGCTCCGAGCGCAGGCATACCGTGGTGCGGGAGAGCGAGACGGGATAGCACACGGCTTCAGGAAGGAGACACAGATGCTCGGTTTCATGCTTGTGGTCATCGGGGCGGCGCTCGCGGCGGCTCTCGCCGGCGCGGGATCGGCGCTCGGCACCGGGGTCGCCGGGCAGGCGGCGAACGGGGTCGTCAGCGAGGATCCGGAGAAGTTCGGATCGCTCCTCGTCCTCCAGGCGCTTCCCGGCACGCAGGGGATCTACGGGCTGGTCGCCCTGTTCATGATCATCAACAAGCTGCCCGGAATGGACGCCCTCAAGACGATCCCGGTCGGCGACGGCCTCGCGGTCCTCGGGGCGGCGCTGCCTGTCGCGATCACCGGCCTCGTCTCCGGCCTCTACCAGGGAAAGGTCTGCGCCGCGGCGTGCAGCCTCGTCGCCAAGCGTCCGGGGGAAGTCGGCAAGGGAATGGTCTTCGCCGTGATCGTCGAGACCTACGCGGTCCTCGGACTGCTCGGGACGATCCTCCTGCTGCAGCGGATCAGCCTGGGCTAGACCCGCGGGAGAAACGATGGCTATCGAACACATCCTGAAACGGATCGAGGAAGAGGCGGCGGCGGCGGTAAAGGAGCGAGTCGCGGCCGCCGAACGCGAGGCCGAACGGATCGGCGCCGAATTCGCCGCCGGGGGGGAGCGCCTCGCGGCCGAACTCCGGGCGCGGGCCGGGAAGAGGGCCGCGGAGGAGGAGCGGCGAATCGTCGTCGGCGAACAGCTCGAGCTCCGCAAGGCGCTCCTCGCGAAGAAACGGGAGATCCTCGAGGAGATCTACGCCGAAGCGAAAAGCCGGCTCGCAGAACTCGACGGCGACGACTACCTGGCGACCGTCGGGGGAATCATCGTGGAACGCGCCGTCACCGGGCGCGAGGAGATCGTTTCCGCGGCCGCGAAGCGCGACCTCTTCACGCCCGCCTTCCTCTCGTCCCTGAACGAGGCCTGGCCCGGCGGCGGCGATTTCCGCCTCGCCGGCGATTCGGGCGACTTCGCCTGGGGCGTCGTGCTCCGCGAGGGGAAACGGATCGTCGATCTCTCGCTCGACGTCTTCTTCGAGCAGGTGCGCGAGCGCGTCGAACCGGGGATCGGGGCGATCCTCTTCCGGGAGGAGTGACGGGCGCCGTGTCGACCGATTACACATACGTCGTCTCCCGTCTGCGGGCGATCGAGGCCTCGATGCCCGACCGGTCGTGGTTCCAGCGCCTCGTCCGCACGCCGCTCGACGGGCTCCTGGCGGCGGTCCGGGACACCTGCCGCGCCTTCGAGCCGGTCGAGAGGATACACGAATTCGAGGACGGCATCGAGGCGGAGATGGCGGAGACGCTCGATCTCGTCTGCGGTCTCGTTCCCGACGCGACCGTACGGGAGTTCCTGCGCGCGCCGCATGACTTCGACAACCTCGGGCACGCGTGGAAGGCCTCGCTCCTCGATCGGCCCGCATCGCTCACCTCCTGCGGTTTCGTCGACCCGATGACGATGGAGGAGGCCGTCCGCGGCCGGCATCTCCAGATGCTCCCCGGCTTTCTCCGGTCCGTCGCCGAGACGCTTGCCGAAGCGGGAGAGTCGCTCGACGCGGCCGGCGCGGGATACGCCGTCGAGCAAGAGAAGTGGAGGTGGCTCGTCGGCGCGGCGCCGGGAAACGAGGCCCGCGCCGCCGTCCGGCGCCGGATCGACCTGGCGAACGTCCGTTCGATCGTCAGGTCGCATCGCGACGCCTTCCGCCGGCCGCGGCTGGAGGAGGGACTGATCGAGGGCGGATGGATCGAGGCGTCGCGGTGGCGCAGGTTCGCCGCGGAGACGGAGGGGGAGTTCTACTCCTTCCTCGAGACCTCGGACTACCGCCTGCTGCTCAGGATGGGGCTCGGGACGGACTGCCCGCTGTGGCGGGTCGATCCGATCATCCTCGCGGCGACGATCGAACTCGGTCGCGAGAGCACGTACCGGTTCTTCGACATCCTGCCGGTCCTTCATCACCTCGATCTCCGGGAGCGGAACTGCCGCCTCCTGCGGATGGTGCTGGCCGGCAAGGTCAACCGCGTGCCCGAGGAGCTCGTCCAGGAGAACGTCGACGCGCTGTGGCCGTCGTAAGGGAGCGATTGCAGTGGCGAACCAGATAGCGGTCATCGGCCATTCGGACTCGATCGAGTTCTTCCGCGCCCTGGGTTGCGAGACCTACGAGACGCACGACGGCGAGCTCACCGAGGAGGCCTTCCTCGAGGTCGTGGAGAAACGGTTCAAGATCATCCTCGTCACCGAGGAGGTCTTCCACCGGTACAGCAAGCTGATCCGGCGGCGGACGCAGCGCGTCTTTCCCGTGGTCAGCATCATACCCGATATCCGCGGGGCCGTCTGGACGGACGGCGAGCCCTCCTCGGGAGGGCTGGCCTTCGGGGAGCTGCGGGATGCCGTCATCAGGGCGGTCGGCCAGGACATCTCGGGCGACGATAGCGAGTAGCCCGGGTCAACGGACACGCACGGGGAGAACAGACGTATGGGCGCTGGAAGAATCGTCAAGGTATCAGGGCCTCTCATCGTTGCCGAGGGCATGGGAGAGGCGAAGATGTACGAAGTCGCCCGCGTCGGCGAACGCCGGCTGATCGGCG
Proteins encoded:
- a CDS encoding V-type ATPase subunit — protein: MTGAVSTDYTYVVSRLRAIEASMPDRSWFQRLVRTPLDGLLAAVRDTCRAFEPVERIHEFEDGIEAEMAETLDLVCGLVPDATVREFLRAPHDFDNLGHAWKASLLDRPASLTSCGFVDPMTMEEAVRGRHLQMLPGFLRSVAETLAEAGESLDAAGAGYAVEQEKWRWLVGAAPGNEARAAVRRRIDLANVRSIVRSHRDAFRRPRLEEGLIEGGWIEASRWRRFAAETEGEFYSFLETSDYRLLLRMGLGTDCPLWRVDPIILAATIELGRESTYRFFDILPVLHHLDLRERNCRLLRMVLAGKVNRVPEELVQENVDALWPS